The Phycisphaerae bacterium DNA window CCAGCATACGGTGGCCAGCACGGACCCGGCCTACAACCTGGCGGGCGTTCGCGACGTGACGGCGGCGGTGGCGGACAACGACACGGCTGGGGTGACGATCAACGAATCGGGCGGTACGACCGCGGTCAGCGAACAGGGGGCGACGACGGACAGCTATACGGTGGTGCTCAAGACGCCGCCGTCGTCGGACGTGACGGTGACGGTGATGCCGGACGCCCAGACGAGCGTGGGCGGCGGCGCGGGTGTGGCAATCAATCTGACCTTCGCCACCGGCGACTGGAATCTGCCTCAGACGGTGACGGTGACGGCGGTGGACGACGCAGCGGCGGAAGGGGCGCACCACTCGCAGATCACGCATCACCTGGCCAGCAGCGACACCGCCTATAACGGCCTGTACGTCCGGAGCGTGTGGGCGTCGGTGACCGACAACGACGCCGCCGAGGTGAGCATCAGCGAGTCCAGCGGCGTGACCAACGTCAACGAGGCGGACGCTGTGCCGGACACCTACACGGTGGTGCTGACCGTGCCGCCGACCGACGACGTGACGGTGACGGTGGACCCGGATGGGCAGGTGAACCTGGGTTCCGGAGCGGGTGTTCCGATCACCCTGACGTTCACCACCGGAAACTGGTCGGTGGCCCGGACGGTGTCGGTGGTCGCGGTGGACGACGCGGCGGCTGAGGGATCGCACCAGGCGACCATCCGGCACTTCGCCGCCAGCACGGACCCGGCCTACAACGGCGCCGCCATTCGCAACGTCACGGTCAACGTGACCGACGACGACACGGCGGCGGTCAGCGTGACCGAGACGGACGGTACGAGCAGCGTCGCCGAGCAGGGGCCGACGTCGGATGACTACAGCGTGGTGCTGACGATCGCCCCGTCGGCCGACGTGGAGGTGACCGCAACGCCCGACGATCAGACGGACCTGGGTTCCGGCGCGGGCGTGCCGGTGACGCTGACGTTCACGACGGGCGACTGGATGACGCCGCAGACGGTGACGGTCACGGCGGTGGACGACGCGGCGGCCGAGGGGCGGCACACGTCGACGATCGTCCACGCAGCGGCCAGCACCGACCTGAACTACAACGGTTCGGCGGTGCGGAACGTGACGGTGACCATCGCCGACAACGACGCGGCGGCGGTCACGATCGCCGAACTCGACGGTTCGACCGAGGTCAGCGAACAGGGTCCGACCTCGGACAGCTATACGGTGGTGCTCGATACGGCCCCGTCGGCGACCGTCACCGTGACGGTCAGTCCCGACAACCAGACCAACCTGGGGTCCGGAGCGGGCGTGCCGGTCGATCTGGCGTTCACGACGGACGACTGGATGACGCCGCAGACGGTGACGGTGACGGCGGTGGACGACGCGGTGGCCGAAGGGGCCCACCGTTCGGCCATCAGCCACAGCGCGGCCAGCGCCGATTCGCACTACAACTCGATTGCGATCCGTTCGGTCACCGCGCACATCACCGACAACGATACGGGCGGCGTGACGATCGCCGAATCGGACGGATCGACCGAGGTCAGCGAGGTTGGCCCGAGCAGCGACTCGTACACGCTGGTGCTCAGGACCGCGCCGACCGCCGACGTGGTGATTACGGCGACTCCGGACGGCCAGACGGATCTGGGATCGGGTGCGGGCGTGCCGGTGGCCTTCACGTTCACGCCGGTCACCTGGAACGCGCCGCAGATCGTGACCGTGACGGCGGTGAACGATCTGCAGGCCGAAGGCGCGCACGTCTCGGTCATCTCGCACACCGCCGCCAGCACGGACGGCAACTACAACGCGATCGCCATTCTCGACGTGCGGGTGGCGGTGGCCGACAACGACATGGCGGGCGTGATCATCGCCGAGAGCGACGGATCGACCGACGTCGATGAGGACGGTCCGACCTCGGACACCTACACGATCGTGCTGCGCACGCCGCCGACCGACGACGTCCAGGTCACGGTCGATCCCGACGGCCAGACGAACGTGGGCAGCGGCGCGGGCGTGGCGCGGATCGTGACGTTCACCAGCGGCAATTGGTCGACGCCGCAGACGGTGACGGTGACCGCGGTGGACGACACCGCCGCTGAGGGACCGCACCACTCGATCATCACCCACGCCATCGCCAGCATCGACCCGTCCTACAATGCGATCGTGGTGGCCAACGTGACGGTCAACGTCACCGACGACGACAGCGCGGCGGTAGTGATCGCGGAGACGGACGGCGGCACCGTGGTCAGCGAGGCCGGGCCCGGCAGCGACGACTACACGGTGGTGCTGAGCATCGCCCCGACGGCCAACGTGACGATTTCGGTCGATCCGGACGAGCAGACGGACGTGGGGGCGGGTCCGGGACTGGCGATCAACCTGACGTTTACGGCGGCCGACTGGGACGTGCCGCAGACGGTGACGGTGACGGCGGTGGACGACACGGCGGCGGAAGGGGCGCACACCTCGACCATCACGCACACGGCGACGAGTTCGGACACCAACTACAATGGAATCTCGATCCGCAACGTGACGGCGGCAATGATCGACGACGACACGGCGGGCGTCACGATCACCCAGTCCGACGGCGAGACGGCGGTGGATGAAACCGGGCCGACGTCCGACAGCTACACGATCGTATTGAACATTCCTCCGACGGCCAACGTGGTTGTCCGCGTGGACCCCGACAACCAGGCCGACGTGGGGGCTGGGCCGGGAGTGCCGGTCGACCTGACCTTCACGCCCGCCAACTGGGATGCGCCGCAGACGGTAACGGTCAGCGCGGTGGACGACCAGGTGGCGGAAGGGGCCCAGCACAACTCGACGATCCGCCACACCGCGGCCAGCGCCGATCCGAACTACAACCTGATCACGATCCAGGACGTGACGGTCTTCGTGACCGACAACGACACCTCCGGCGTGGCGATCACCGAGTCGGGCGGTTCGACGGCGGTGGGCGAACAGGGTCCGAGCTCCGACAGCTATCAAATCCACCTGGAGACGCCGCCGACCGCGACGGTCCTGATTACGGTTCAGCCGGATGGGCAGACCACGGTGGGCGCTGGTGCGGGCGCTGCGGTGACGCTGACCTTCACCACGGGCGACTGGAATACGCCGCAGACGGTGACGGTGACCGCGGTGGACGACCAGGTGGCCGAGGCGCGGCACACCTCGACGATCATCCACACGGCGGCGAGTTCCGACTCGAATTACAATGCCATCACCATCCAGAGCGTGCAGGCGGTCATCACCGACAATGACGTGGCGGCGGTGAGCGTGGCCCAAAGCGGCGGCTCGACGGCGGTGACCGAGACCGGACCGGGCAGCGATACGTACACCGTGGTCCTGACCGCGGCGCCGACCTCGGACGTGGTCGTGACCGCGACGCCGGATGAACAGGTGGACCTCGGCGGCGGGGCGGGTGAGTCGGTCGACCTGACCTTTACCACGGCCAACTGGAACGTGGCCAGGACGGTGACGGTGACGGCGGTGGACGATTCGTATCCGGAAGGGCTGCATCAGACGGCGATCGCCCACCACGCGGCGGCTCTGGACAACGCCTACAACGGCATCGCGATTGCTTCGGTGATGGTGCGGATCACGGACAACGACGTGGCCGGCGCCACGATCGCCGAGACCGGCGGCTCGACCGCGACGGCTGAAGGATCGCAAGAGGGCGATACGTACACCGTGGTGCTGAACACGCCGGTGGTCAATGACGTGGTGCTGATCGCTGATCCGGATGACCAGACCGATCTGGGCGAAGGAGCGGGAGTGGCGGTCGAGCGGACGTTCACAGCGGCGAACTGGAACGTGCCGCGGACGATCACGGTGTTGGCGGTGGACGATCGCCGGGCCGAGGGACCGCATGCTTCGATCATCCGCCATCGGCTCAGCAGCGCCGATCTGGCCTACAACGGCTTGCATCCCGAGGATGTGACGGTGAGCCTGACCGACAATGACGCGGCGGCGGTGGCGATCGTCGAGAGCGGCGGGACCACGAACGTCAACGAACAGGATACCGGCACCGACACGTACACCGTCGCCCTCGGTTCTCGGCCGATAGCCGACGTGACAGTCACCGCGGCGGCGGACGGGCAGGTGAACCTGGGCAACGGCCCGGGCGTCGCGGTCGCGTTGACCTTCACGGCTGAGAACTGGTCGACGCCGCAGACGGTGACCGTGACCGCGGTGGACGACGATTACGCGGAAGGCATTCACGCCAGCACGATCGTGCATCGGGCCGAATCCGAGGACGCGGTCTATAACGGGATCGTCATTCGCAGCGTGACGGTGAACCTGACCGACAACGACGCAGCGGCGGTAACGATCACCGAATCGGGCGGCTCGACCCACGTGGCGGAACACGGGGCCACGAGCGACAGCTATACGCTGGTGCTGGCCACGCCGCCGACGGCGGAGGTGGTGGTCACCGCGATCTGCGACGGGCAAGTCGATCTGGGAGCGGGCGCGGGCACGCCGGTTGCGCTGACGTTCCGGCTGGATAACTGGGACGAGCCGCAAACCGTGACCGTCACATGCGTGGACGACCTCTGCGCCGAGAGCGTTCATTGCTCGACGATCGTTCACGCCGCGTCCAGCCGCGATCCGGCCTACAATGGAATCACCGTTCGGCAGGTGGTGGCGGCGGTGACCGATGACGACGTGGCGGGCGTGACGGTGACCGAGACGGATGGATCGACCGCGGTGGCGGAGGAAGGGGCCACCAGCGATGGGTACAGCGTGGTGCTCAATACGGTCCCGCATTCGAACGTGACGCTGACCGTTGAGCCGGACGGGCAGACGGACGTCGGGGCCGAACCGGGAGCGGCGCTGGTGCTGACCTTTACGCCGAATGACTGGGATCAGCCGCAGACGGTGACGGTGACGGCGGTGGACGATGCCTACGCCGAAGGCTTGCACGCCGGCCGGATCGCCCATCGCGTCTCCAGCCAGGACGTGGCGTACAACGAGATCACCGTGCGGACGTTGACCGTGGAGATCGCCGACAACGACGGGCAGGGGATTGCGATCATCGAGACCGAGGGAGGCACGCGAGTGAGCGAGGAGGGTCCGACCGCCGACACGTACCAGGTCGTGCTGACCACGCCGATCACCGGCGACGTGGAGATCGCGGTCAAGCCGGATTTCGAACTTGACGTCGGCGGCGGGGCGGGCGTGGCGATGAGCCTGTTCTTCACGCCGGCCGACTGGAACGTGCCGCAGACGGTGACGGTGACCGCGGCTGACGACTGGCTCAATGAAGGCGATCACAGCGGCACGATCTGGCACATCGCCCACAGCCGCGACGGCAGCTACAACCGCCAGGTGGTCGGCACGCTGACGGTGGCGATCGAGGACAACGACCAGGAGTCGCCGTGGGCCTGCGGCGACCCGGGTCTGCTGGTGATCGCCGCCCTGGGGATGTTCGGTCTGCTGCTGACCGATCCGCGGCAGCGGATGGTCAGTCCGGGCAGGCGGGCGGCAGGGGCTGAAGAACGGTCTTGCGGTGCATCGGCCGGACCTCGCGCAGGTAGATGACGATCTGAACGGCCACCATGACCACGATCACCGCAATTCCGAGCAGGTACGGAGCGCCCGGTCCGCCGTAGACGCCGACCAGTCCGCCGCCCATCGAACCTCCGGTAAAACCGACGGCCAGCGTGCCCTCGTGCATGCCGCTGACCCATCCCTGCTTCTCGTCGCCGCGGCTGGTGGTGCTGTAGAAGAGGCCCGCGAAGTAGTTGTATCCGACCAGCACGGCGAAGGCCATCAGTCCCATCGTGACCTGCGTCACGCCGTGGGCTACGGCGAGGGCTGCCAGACCGATGATCCCGAGCCCCTGGGCGATCAGCGGTACGTCGAACCGCAAGTGCCAGAAGTTCGAAAGGTAGAGCAGCAGGTACGTGGCGATGACGGTAACCCGCATGACGGCCAGGACCGTGCCATGGGTCTCCGGTGCGATTTCCAGATTGACCGCCAGCTTGGGAAACAGATGGAAGATCATGCTCATCGAGAAGGCCGTGCCGAGATTGGCGATCCAGTTGAGCTTGGCGAATCCGGCGGTGAGGGCCTGCCGCTGGAGGTGATGCTCCTGAGGCGGCGAGGCGTGCGGCGCGGGTCTGCTGGACGTCCGTCCGGTCAGCAGGATCATGACCAGATTGGCCGCCGACAGCAGCATGGCCAGCACGATCGGAACGTGGCGGCCAAGATCGAAGAGAAATCCGCCGGTCAGTTGGCCGGAGATCAGACCCAGGTTCCAGGCCACGCAGAATCGCAGGACGACGCGGCCGGCGTGCCGCGCCTGATGGTCCGGATGCTGGCCCTGCTGGAGCCACGCGATCAGGGCCGGGTAGATCATGCCCAACGCCGCTCCGGCCAGCCAGTAGGCGATCAGGTACGGCCAGGAGTTGGCCTCCAGGACCAGACAGCCGAAACAGCAGACCAGCAGGCCCGCCACGCCCGAGAGGATGAACTTGCGGCGGCCGAAGCGGTCCGAGAGGCGGCCCAGGAAGATCCCGCTGAAGGCGTAGATCAGCGAGAGCATCCCGCCGACGAAGCCCATCGTCAGCAGGTCCGCGTCCTTTTCGGCCAGGTCGCGGCTGATGGTGAACACCAGCAGCATGAACGTGAAATCGGTCAGCCAGGTGCTGACGTAGAGCAATCGCGATGCGGTTTTCGTCGTCATGGTCCTGCCGTCCGAAAGCGGTAGTATAGGCCCGGCGACGGCGGAGGGCAAGCGTGGCGATCGGGCCGGCGGTTGGTTTTTGCGGCGCGGCCGCCGTCGGCCGGACGGCTATTCGATGGTTCGCACCCGCTTGCCTTCAAGGCCTTCATGCGTATGGTGCAGGTCGTGCAGGTGCATTTCGGGCTGGTGGCGCAATTCTTCGGGCACCTCATCGCCGACCGGCCCGCGGCTGATGGAGATCCCGCCGTCGACGAACCAGAGGGCCCCGGTGACGAAGCTGGCCTCGTCGGAGGCGAGGAAGGCGAAGACGTTGGCGACCTCTTCGGCGGTGGCCCGGCGGCCCAGCGGCGTGGCTTTGAGGATGTCGGCCTCCATCGAGTCGGTCATCGGGCTGACGTCGGTGTCGTGCCACTGGGTTTCGGTGGGGCCGGGACAGACGCAGTTGGCCCGGACGCCGTGGCGGGCCTGCTCGAGGGCGATGCTGCGGACAAAGGCGTGGATCCAGGCCTTCGAGCCCGCGTAGGGCGCGCAGCGGGGCTGGCCGAGCAGTCCGGCCTCCGAGCCGGTGGCCAGCACGACGCCTCGCGTTTTCTGGAGGTGGGGCATGGCGTATCTGGTCATCAGGAACACCGAGCGGACGTTCATGCGGGTCATGTAGTCGAAATCCTCGGCTGGGAAGTCGTCCACGTCCGCCACCGTCTGAAACGTTCCGGCGTTGTTGACCAACACGTCCAGCCGGCCGAATTCGTCGATCGCCCGCTGGACGCAGCGGCGGGCATGTTCCTCGTCGGCGACGTCGCCCTTGTATCCGACCGCTTCGGCCTGGTGCTTGTGCATGGCTTCGACCACGTCATCGACCGGATCGGTCTCGAGGCCGTTGACCACCACCCTGGCCCCTTCCTTGGCGAACTTGTGGGCGATGGCCTCGCCGATGCCCGTCGCGGCCCCGGTCACGATCGCCACTTTTCCCTTCAGTCTCCGGTCCATGGCTCCTCCTGTCCTGGCGGATTACGTTGTGAGCACCCGGGCCTCGAGCGGCCGTTTGGGCGGGCCCATGATGACGTTGCCGTAGCGGTCGTACCGGCCGCCGTGGCACGGGCAGTCCCAGGTCTTCTCGGCGTTGTTCCAGTGCACGATGCACTTCATGTGCCGGCACACCGGCGACATGGCGTGCAGGTTGTTCTCGTCGTCGCGGTAGACGGCCATCGGCTCGCTGTCGACGGTTACCAGCCGCCCCTCGCCACAGGGAATATCATCGACCGACTCCACGTCGCCGCTGCCGAACCAGTCGCCGACAAAGTGCTTGCTGATCCGCAGGACTCCGCGGCCGACCTGGGCGGCGGCGAC harbors:
- a CDS encoding MFS transporter, whose product is MTTKTASRLLYVSTWLTDFTFMLLVFTISRDLAEKDADLLTMGFVGGMLSLIYAFSGIFLGRLSDRFGRRKFILSGVAGLLVCCFGCLVLEANSWPYLIAYWLAGAALGMIYPALIAWLQQGQHPDHQARHAGRVVLRFCVAWNLGLISGQLTGGFLFDLGRHVPIVLAMLLSAANLVMILLTGRTSSRPAPHASPPQEHHLQRQALTAGFAKLNWIANLGTAFSMSMIFHLFPKLAVNLEIAPETHGTVLAVMRVTVIATYLLLYLSNFWHLRFDVPLIAQGLGIIGLAALAVAHGVTQVTMGLMAFAVLVGYNYFAGLFYSTTSRGDEKQGWVSGMHEGTLAVGFTGGSMGGGLVGVYGGPGAPYLLGIAVIVVMVAVQIVIYLREVRPMHRKTVLQPLPPACPD
- a CDS encoding SDR family oxidoreductase — encoded protein: MDRRLKGKVAIVTGAATGIGEAIAHKFAKEGARVVVNGLETDPVDDVVEAMHKHQAEAVGYKGDVADEEHARRCVQRAIDEFGRLDVLVNNAGTFQTVADVDDFPAEDFDYMTRMNVRSVFLMTRYAMPHLQKTRGVVLATGSEAGLLGQPRCAPYAGSKAWIHAFVRSIALEQARHGVRANCVCPGPTETQWHDTDVSPMTDSMEADILKATPLGRRATAEEVANVFAFLASDEASFVTGALWFVDGGISISRGPVGDEVPEELRHQPEMHLHDLHHTHEGLEGKRVRTIE